The segment CTTGCGGGTGAGATAGGCAGTCGGCTCGTCGAAGATCAGGAACTTGGTGCCGCGCACGGTGGCGCGGGCGGCGGCGATCAGCTGCTGCTGGCCTATGGTCAGGTCACCCAGCACGACATGCGCCGGCAGATCGAAGCCGAGATCGTCGATGATCTTCTGCGCTTCCCTGACCATGGCCCGCTGTTGCAGGATGCCGAAGCGGGAAGCCTCCTCGCCGAGGAACATGTTGGCCGCGACGGTGAGATGGCGGCACAGGACGACTTCCTGATGCACAGCATTGATGCCGAGCGCCATCGCCTCATGCGGCGTCGCCAATGCGGCGGGCTTGCCCTCCCAGATGACGTCGCCGGAGGTGCGCGGCATGACGCCGGTCAAAAGCTTGATCAGGGTGGATTTGCCGGCGCCGTTCTCGCCGACGATGGCGTGGATTTCGCCGGCCTTGAAGGCGAGGTTGACCGGCTTCAGCGCGTGCGTGCCGGGATAGCGCTTTTCCAGTCCCTTGAGTTCGAGGATCGTCCTGCCCGGTTCCAGCGTTGGGGCCGGATGCAGTTCCTGCGCCGTCGACGTCATGGCAATCCTCCCAGATCGGCCTCCCAGATCGGCCTCACGATTGGCACGAGTGCGGGGTGTTTCCGGGGCGAAGGGCCCCGGAAACAGTTCGCCTGTGGCGATGCTCAGTCGAGCTTCGGGTTGAGCAGCGCGTCGATCTTTGGATCTTTCATGTTGGCCTTGGTCACCAGGTTGGCGCCGGTGTCGACATTGGCCTCGACCTTCTCGCCCTTCGAGGCGGCGAGCGCCGTCTTGATGCCGTCATAGCCCATCCGGTACGGATCCTGGACGACGAGAGCCGAAATGACGCCGTCATTGAGGAATTTGATCAGCTTCTCGTCGCTGTCGAAGCCGACCAGCCCGACCTTGCCGGCAAGGCTGTTCTCGGCGATCGCCTGACCGACGCCCTGCGCCATGATCAGGTTGGAGGCGAAGATGCCCTTGAGGTTCGGGTTGGCGGTGATCAGGTCGGTGGCGATGTTGAGGCCGGTGGTGGCCTGGCCGTCGGCATATTTGTCGGCGACCAGCTTGAGGCCGGGATATTTGGCGGCGAGCTGTTCCTTGAAGCCCTGGGCGCGCTGTTCGAGCGAGCCGGCGCCGGGAAGCGCGGTGATCAGGGCGACGTCGCCCTCGATCTTGCCGCCATTGGCTTCGCCGATCGCCGCCGCCAGCCCGTCAGCGGCGACGCGGCCGCCCTGGATGTTGTCGGTGGTCAGGAACGAGGTGAAGGCCTTGGAGTCGGCGCCGGAGTCGATGCCGATGATCTTGACCTTGGTGGCGGCCTCGTCGATCGGCTTTCCGAGCGCCTTGGCTTCGGTCGGCGCGATGACGACGGCAGCCGGGTTGCCGGCGACGGCGTTTTCAAGGATCGAGATCTGGCCGTTGACGTCGGTCTCCGCCTGGGCGCCGAGTTCCGGCACATTGACGCCGAGGTCCTTGCCGGCCTTGCGGGCGCCGGCCAGGACGATCTGCCAGTAGAAAGAGGTGGTGTCCTTGACGATTATCGGAATGGTTTCGTCGGCCGCCGAAGCCGGGCCCGAATGCACCACGCCGGCAAGCATCGAGGCGGCGGCGAGCGCCACGAATGCGCGGCGGTTGAGAATGCTGGTCACGAATTTCATTAGGCTTCCTCCCTAAGTCGCCCGGTGAGTGTTGCGGAAGCTCGGTTTGGATAGGCGCTGGCCAAACCGAACTTTATCAATAAAAAACATTTACCGCATTTTGATAGTGCATCGGTCCGGTCGACGCAAGCGGTGTTTCGTATGGTCCTGCGTTTGCTTCGACAGGAAGGG is part of the Mesorhizobium sp. L-2-11 genome and harbors:
- a CDS encoding ABC transporter substrate-binding protein, encoding MKFVTSILNRRAFVALAAASMLAGVVHSGPASAADETIPIIVKDTTSFYWQIVLAGARKAGKDLGVNVPELGAQAETDVNGQISILENAVAGNPAAVVIAPTEAKALGKPIDEAATKVKIIGIDSGADSKAFTSFLTTDNIQGGRVAADGLAAAIGEANGGKIEGDVALITALPGAGSLEQRAQGFKEQLAAKYPGLKLVADKYADGQATTGLNIATDLITANPNLKGIFASNLIMAQGVGQAIAENSLAGKVGLVGFDSDEKLIKFLNDGVISALVVQDPYRMGYDGIKTALAASKGEKVEANVDTGANLVTKANMKDPKIDALLNPKLD